The Conexivisphaera calida genome includes a region encoding these proteins:
- a CDS encoding ArsR/SmtB family transcription factor encodes MVDSNVSVVRFSECGLAEKGKEEEYLKKLLDDVASVIDQDKMAMVSRVMRALADPTRVRIVAMAKARRKLYECEIVGAFGLAQPTASYHLRLLSDAGVLAKRREGKMIAYVPSDGLGWAIAEQVLETAKR; translated from the coding sequence ATGGTCGACTCCAACGTGAGCGTTGTCAGGTTCTCGGAGTGCGGACTGGCGGAGAAGGGGAAGGAGGAGGAGTACCTGAAGAAGCTGCTGGACGACGTGGCGAGCGTCATAGATCAGGACAAGATGGCTATGGTCTCGAGGGTGATGAGGGCACTGGCCGACCCGACACGTGTCAGGATAGTGGCGATGGCGAAGGCGCGGAGGAAGCTCTACGAGTGCGAGATAGTGGGAGCGTTCGGCCTCGCACAGCCCACCGCGTCCTACCACCTCAGGCTCCTCTCCGACGCGGGCGTCCTGGCCAAGAGGCGGGAGGGAAAGATGATAGCGTACGTCCCGAGCGATGGCCTCGGCTGGGCGATCGCGGAACAGGTCCTGGAGACCGCCAAGCGCTGA
- the glnA gene encoding type I glutamate--ammonia ligase, with protein MLVEKPKRLSRPRLSASDVVEAIKSRDIKFVDIQFTDVPGRLQHFTVPSDAVVDGGMTSGLSKVDGSSIRGFLDISESDAVAMPDPSTFAVVPWRSSAARMIADVYMGGSHRLERDPRHVAQSAEAYLKDALGYSWSFWGPEMEFFIFDGVNWWSSEWEAGYRIDSSEGSWRRDGQGYKIRYKEGYYPVEPQDTLANVRDDIALTLQETFNVDVEAHHHEVATGGQCEVDMVYDTLTRMADNVMTLKYVAKNVAAKHGKIATFMPKPLYGDNASGMHVHVSLWGEGSNPGSAYNAFYDQDDQYAEISQTGRYFIGGLLDHAPSLAAIVAPTTNSYKRLVPGYEAPVYLTWGKSNRSAAVRVPSYYRGAAYSAAKRVEFRVPDPSSNPYLTFAAMLLAGIDGVRRKMDPGDPVDENVYHMSPQRKRQLGIRSLPGSLHDSLEALKSDKEYLKPVFDGSLLDAIIENGERELLAVESRPHPYEFHLYFDA; from the coding sequence ATGCTCGTGGAGAAGCCGAAGCGCCTGTCGCGCCCCAGGCTGAGCGCCTCCGACGTCGTGGAGGCGATAAAATCACGCGATATAAAATTTGTCGATATACAGTTCACCGACGTGCCCGGCCGCCTCCAGCACTTCACCGTTCCATCCGACGCGGTCGTGGACGGCGGCATGACCAGCGGACTCAGCAAGGTGGATGGTTCCTCGATCCGCGGGTTCTTGGACATCTCCGAGTCCGACGCGGTCGCAATGCCTGATCCGTCCACGTTCGCGGTCGTGCCGTGGAGGAGCTCCGCGGCGCGCATGATAGCCGACGTTTACATGGGCGGGTCCCACAGGCTGGAGAGGGATCCCAGGCACGTGGCGCAGAGCGCCGAGGCATACCTGAAGGATGCCCTCGGGTATTCTTGGTCATTCTGGGGTCCCGAGATGGAGTTCTTCATATTCGACGGCGTCAACTGGTGGTCAAGTGAATGGGAGGCAGGCTACAGGATAGATTCGTCCGAGGGGAGCTGGAGGCGGGATGGCCAGGGCTACAAGATAAGGTACAAGGAGGGCTACTATCCAGTCGAGCCCCAGGACACGCTTGCCAACGTGAGGGATGACATAGCGCTCACTCTGCAGGAGACGTTCAACGTCGACGTGGAGGCCCATCACCACGAGGTGGCAACCGGCGGTCAGTGCGAGGTGGACATGGTCTACGACACCCTAACCAGGATGGCCGACAACGTGATGACTCTGAAGTACGTCGCCAAGAACGTGGCAGCCAAGCACGGTAAGATCGCCACGTTCATGCCGAAGCCGCTCTACGGGGACAACGCATCAGGGATGCACGTCCACGTGAGCCTCTGGGGGGAGGGCTCCAATCCCGGGAGCGCGTACAACGCCTTCTACGACCAGGATGACCAGTACGCGGAGATAAGCCAGACTGGCAGGTACTTCATAGGGGGTCTGCTGGACCACGCGCCCAGCCTCGCCGCCATAGTCGCGCCGACGACCAACAGCTACAAGAGGCTCGTCCCGGGATACGAGGCCCCGGTGTACCTGACCTGGGGCAAGTCAAACAGGTCGGCGGCCGTCAGGGTGCCATCCTACTACAGGGGCGCCGCGTACTCGGCCGCCAAGAGGGTAGAGTTCAGGGTCCCCGACCCGTCCTCCAATCCGTACCTGACGTTCGCCGCGATGCTTCTGGCCGGCATAGACGGCGTGAGGAGGAAGATGGATCCAGGCGATCCAGTGGACGAGAACGTCTACCACATGAGCCCCCAGAGGAAGAGGCAGCTCGGGATAAGGAGCCTCCCCGGATCTCTGCACGACTCGCTGGAGGCGCTGAAGAGCGACAAGGAGTACCTGAAGCCCGTGTTCGATGGATCCCTCCTGGACGCGATAATAGAGAACGGGGAACGCGAGCTGCTCGCGGTCGAGAGCAGGCCGCACCCCTACGAGTTCCACCTGTACTTCGATGCCTGA
- a CDS encoding Lrp/AsnC family transcriptional regulator, with translation MDLDEVDLKILSELSENSRRSSREISRRLGLSVGTVASRIERMKEMGIIKRFTVDLDYEKLGYDITVVVDVYISKGNVVDVEREIASIPGVMAVYDVTGDFDAVVLARFRNRADLSAFTKRLMAMEHVERTNTHVVLNSVKEDFVLI, from the coding sequence TTGGATCTGGACGAGGTCGACCTGAAGATACTCTCGGAGCTCTCCGAGAATTCCAGGCGCAGCTCCAGGGAGATATCCCGTCGGCTAGGCCTCTCGGTCGGCACCGTCGCCAGCAGAATAGAGCGCATGAAGGAGATGGGGATCATAAAGCGCTTCACGGTCGATCTGGACTACGAGAAGCTGGGATATGACATAACGGTGGTGGTGGACGTCTATATATCCAAGGGGAACGTCGTAGACGTGGAGAGGGAGATAGCGTCCATACCCGGCGTGATGGCGGTGTACGACGTGACCGGCGACTTCGACGCCGTGGTCCTGGCGAGGTTCAGGAACAGGGCCGACCTGAGCGCCTTCACCAAGCGCCTGATGGCCATGGAACACGTGGAGCGCACGAACACGCACGTCGTGCTGAACTCCGTTAAGGAGGACTTCGTCCTGATATGA
- the amrS gene encoding AmmeMemoRadiSam system radical SAM enzyme — translation MSYAELYRIEGDRVVCTACARYCRLKDGQVGLCGVRKNAGGRLVLMVYGRIIASHVDPIEKKPLVHFWPGSSVLSIATTGCNWLCRYCQNFDISQRRKIEGVEVTPEEVVEAALRVEANGVTYTYNEPTIFMEFARDVGIMARSRGLFNTFVSNGYMTPESVRVAAQFLDAITVDFKGNGNPEFLRKYAGVPGPEPIYETLLELRRAGIHVEVTDLVVPEVGVGDRLEDARKLARWIADNLGPDTPLHFLRFHPDYMMSDVPPTPVETLERHRNAALEEGLRYAYVGNVPGHRYEDTYCPGCGRPVIRRRGFDVIEWNLDEDNRCKFCGHPIPIVGKHLEKGDRFFHVPMR, via the coding sequence ATGAGCTACGCGGAGCTCTATCGCATCGAGGGCGACAGGGTGGTCTGCACCGCGTGCGCCCGCTACTGTAGGCTGAAGGACGGACAGGTGGGACTCTGCGGCGTCCGCAAGAACGCCGGCGGAAGGCTGGTACTCATGGTCTACGGTAGGATAATAGCCAGCCACGTGGACCCGATAGAGAAGAAGCCGCTGGTGCACTTCTGGCCGGGCTCCAGCGTGCTCTCGATAGCGACCACGGGCTGCAACTGGCTGTGCAGGTACTGCCAGAACTTCGACATAAGCCAGAGGAGGAAGATAGAGGGCGTGGAGGTGACCCCGGAGGAGGTCGTGGAGGCGGCGCTGAGGGTGGAGGCGAACGGCGTCACGTACACGTACAATGAGCCAACGATATTCATGGAGTTCGCGCGCGACGTGGGGATCATGGCCAGATCCAGGGGGCTGTTCAACACGTTCGTGTCGAATGGCTACATGACGCCGGAGTCCGTGCGCGTCGCTGCGCAGTTCTTGGACGCGATAACGGTGGACTTCAAGGGGAATGGGAACCCAGAGTTCCTCAGGAAGTACGCGGGGGTTCCGGGGCCCGAGCCCATCTACGAGACGCTCCTGGAGCTCAGGCGCGCCGGGATCCACGTCGAGGTGACGGATCTGGTGGTCCCCGAGGTGGGGGTCGGCGACAGGCTGGAGGACGCGAGGAAACTGGCGCGCTGGATAGCGGACAACCTGGGACCGGACACGCCGCTGCACTTCCTGAGGTTCCACCCGGACTACATGATGTCCGACGTCCCGCCGACCCCGGTGGAGACGCTGGAGAGGCACAGGAACGCGGCGCTGGAGGAGGGGCTGCGCTACGCATACGTCGGGAACGTGCCCGGACACAGGTACGAGGACACCTACTGCCCTGGATGCGGAAGGCCCGTCATAAGGAGGCGCGGCTTCGACGTGATCGAGTGGAACTTGGACGAGGATAACAGGTGTAAGTTCTGCGGGCACCCTATCCCCATAGTGGGCAAGCACTTGGAGAAGGGTGATCGGTTCTTCCACGTCCCGATGCGATGA
- the thsB gene encoding thermosome subunit beta: MPQVAIPAMTSTGQPVLILKEGSSETKGREALRNNIEVAKIITDLVRTSLGPRGMDKMLVDSLGDVTITNDGATILKELDVQHPTAKLLVEIAKATDAEVGDGTTTSVVLSGELISGAQELIEKGVHPTVVVDGYRKASKRAMEILNGIAIKVSPTDREWLRKVALTAMASKVVSSVAPKLADIAIDAVLQVAEKRDGGYKVDIDSIKVEKKPGGAITDTLFVKGIVIDKEVVHGGMPKKVENAKIALINAPLEIEKPEFDTKINVTDPAQMKAFLDEEARILREMVQKIKATGANVVFCQKGIDDLAQHYLAKEGILAVRRVKMSDMEKLAKATGGRVVTTLDDLTPNDLGYAALVEERKIEEDKWVFVEGCKDPKAVTILVRGGSQRIVDEAERSIHDALMVVKDVVESPAVVGGGGAPEAETAYQLRQWAQTLSGREQLAVLAYANALERIPLTLAENAGMNPLDAKTELAKAHSEGRRWAGVDPFESKVVDMDAKNVYEPLSVKLQVVKAATEAASMVLRIDDIIAASKVKEEEKKKGKEEEGEEGSSSMPNFG; this comes from the coding sequence ATGCCACAAGTAGCAATACCGGCAATGACTTCAACCGGTCAGCCCGTTCTCATCCTGAAGGAGGGATCCAGCGAGACGAAGGGGAGGGAGGCGCTGAGGAACAACATAGAGGTCGCCAAGATAATAACCGACCTCGTTCGCACGAGCCTTGGCCCCAGGGGTATGGACAAGATGCTCGTGGACAGCCTCGGCGACGTCACCATAACCAACGACGGCGCCACGATCCTGAAGGAGCTGGACGTCCAGCACCCGACCGCGAAGCTCCTGGTCGAGATAGCGAAGGCCACCGACGCCGAGGTCGGGGACGGAACCACGACCAGCGTGGTCCTATCGGGGGAGCTGATCTCCGGGGCCCAGGAGCTGATCGAGAAGGGCGTCCATCCGACCGTCGTCGTGGACGGCTACAGGAAGGCGTCCAAGAGGGCAATGGAGATCCTGAACGGCATAGCGATAAAGGTGAGCCCGACCGACAGGGAGTGGCTCAGGAAGGTGGCGCTCACAGCGATGGCATCGAAGGTCGTCTCGTCCGTGGCTCCCAAGCTCGCGGACATAGCGATAGACGCTGTCCTCCAGGTCGCCGAGAAGAGGGACGGCGGATACAAGGTGGACATAGACTCGATAAAGGTCGAGAAGAAGCCCGGCGGCGCCATAACCGATACGCTGTTCGTAAAGGGGATCGTGATAGACAAGGAGGTCGTGCACGGCGGCATGCCGAAGAAGGTGGAGAACGCGAAGATAGCCCTGATAAACGCGCCCCTCGAGATAGAGAAGCCTGAGTTCGATACCAAGATAAACGTGACCGACCCGGCGCAGATGAAGGCCTTCCTGGACGAGGAGGCCAGGATACTGCGCGAGATGGTGCAGAAGATAAAGGCGACCGGCGCGAACGTCGTCTTCTGCCAGAAGGGAATAGATGATCTGGCGCAGCACTACCTAGCCAAGGAGGGAATACTCGCGGTCAGGAGGGTGAAGATGAGCGACATGGAGAAGCTGGCAAAGGCCACCGGAGGAAGGGTCGTCACCACGCTGGACGACCTGACCCCGAACGACCTGGGATACGCCGCCCTGGTGGAGGAGAGGAAGATAGAGGAGGACAAGTGGGTGTTCGTCGAGGGCTGCAAGGACCCGAAGGCCGTGACGATCCTCGTCAGGGGAGGGAGCCAGAGGATAGTGGATGAGGCCGAGAGGAGCATACACGATGCGCTCATGGTGGTCAAGGACGTGGTGGAGAGCCCTGCGGTAGTGGGAGGCGGAGGAGCCCCCGAGGCCGAGACGGCCTATCAGCTCAGGCAGTGGGCGCAGACCCTGAGCGGAAGGGAGCAGCTGGCGGTGCTGGCATATGCGAATGCCCTGGAGAGGATACCGTTGACGCTCGCGGAGAACGCTGGTATGAACCCGCTGGACGCCAAGACAGAGCTGGCGAAGGCGCACAGCGAGGGCAGGAGGTGGGCCGGGGTTGATCCCTTCGAGTCGAAGGTCGTCGACATGGACGCCAAGAACGTGTACGAGCCCCTCAGCGTGAAGCTCCAGGTGGTTAAGGCCGCCACGGAGGCAGCATCGATGGTGCTGAGGATAGACGACATAATAGCCGCGAGCAAGGTCAAAGAGGAGGAGAAGAAGAAGGGCAAGGAGGAGGAGGGCGAGGAGGGCTCCTCCTCGATGCCCAACTTCGGCTGA
- a CDS encoding TldD/PmbA family protein encodes MSRETMDRLVGSVVREVSPDEYVVLLFSGQELRVKFYDNRIAVSEREVVDTARLYAVKSGRHALVGAEDMSDHGIESAARDLRAAIESSPEVRRPPLPPPSKYDHNGDFDGGAVDADAVSIVEAGISSALSSGARRVAGVLELGLVDVSIRTSSGVDQADRRSYALLNVRAFVDDDASGQGVSVSTTPRRLDPHRAGSSAAEIARIASKPCRIEPGEYDVILAPISAADLMQHVGAAASAYSVSSGFSFLEGRLGSRVAPEWLSVVDHGQIVDGVGSRTFDDEGVPTRTNPIIGNGVLRTYLHNTVTAAEFGSTTTGNAGLVEPGPWNLEVSPGDSSPEEMIREVRRGIMVTSNWYTRFQNYRIGDYSTLPRDASPVIEGGEVKCSARGIRVSSNVPRDLENIVMASKERQWIKWWEVEIPVLTPYIMVRNMGVTSAF; translated from the coding sequence ATGAGCCGGGAAACTATGGACAGACTGGTCGGATCCGTCGTCAGGGAGGTGTCGCCCGACGAATACGTAGTGCTGCTCTTCTCCGGCCAGGAGCTGCGCGTCAAGTTCTACGACAACCGGATAGCGGTCTCGGAGAGGGAGGTGGTTGACACGGCGAGGCTCTACGCCGTGAAGTCCGGAAGACACGCGCTCGTCGGGGCGGAGGACATGAGTGACCACGGCATCGAGTCGGCGGCGAGGGACCTGAGGGCCGCGATAGAGTCGTCGCCAGAAGTGCGCCGTCCTCCGCTGCCGCCGCCCTCAAAGTACGATCACAACGGCGACTTCGACGGAGGAGCCGTGGACGCCGACGCGGTCTCGATAGTGGAAGCTGGGATCTCCTCAGCGCTCTCCTCGGGTGCCAGGCGCGTCGCCGGGGTACTGGAGCTGGGGCTGGTCGATGTGTCGATAAGGACATCGTCGGGCGTTGACCAGGCGGATCGCAGGAGCTACGCGCTCCTCAACGTCAGGGCGTTCGTGGACGATGACGCGAGTGGACAGGGAGTCTCGGTCTCCACCACCCCCAGGCGCCTGGATCCGCATCGCGCAGGCTCCTCCGCCGCCGAGATAGCCAGGATTGCCTCCAAGCCCTGCAGGATCGAGCCGGGCGAGTACGACGTGATACTGGCCCCCATATCCGCCGCGGACCTCATGCAGCACGTGGGCGCAGCTGCTTCCGCGTACTCGGTCTCCTCCGGGTTCTCCTTCCTGGAGGGCAGGCTGGGCTCGCGCGTCGCGCCCGAGTGGTTATCCGTTGTCGACCACGGCCAGATAGTGGATGGCGTGGGCAGCAGGACGTTCGACGACGAGGGGGTTCCGACGAGGACAAATCCAATAATAGGGAACGGCGTCCTCAGGACCTACCTCCACAACACGGTCACTGCCGCCGAGTTCGGCTCCACCACGACCGGGAACGCCGGACTCGTGGAGCCCGGTCCATGGAACTTGGAGGTCTCCCCGGGCGACTCCAGCCCTGAGGAGATGATCCGCGAGGTGCGCAGGGGCATAATGGTGACCAGCAACTGGTACACGAGGTTCCAGAACTACCGGATCGGGGACTACTCAACGCTCCCGAGGGATGCATCGCCGGTGATAGAGGGCGGCGAGGTGAAGTGTTCCGCCCGTGGAATAAGGGTGAGCAGCAACGTGCCCAGGGATCTGGAGAACATAGTGATGGCATCGAAGGAGAGGCAGTGGATAAAGTGGTGGGAAGTGGAGATACCGGTCCTCACGCCGTACATAATGGTGAGGAATATGGGCGTGACGTCCGCTTTCTGA
- a CDS encoding TldD/PmbA family protein, with the protein MDASLHDLADIAVDSALRLGADYADARVRSDWGHRVTLRNGSPDPPASFSSMGIGVRVLVGRSMAFGSTNRLDARSVEELVGSLVRIAGSASRIGGVEGLSREDPSIATWRAAESRRLEDVDPRELLEGARSMDSAATSAGAEIVGRWISMHLSVEEKYLRTSDGSRITSRVPRIFAFALLTARDGSRVMQRTVEIGGSGGWELVSGMDFPGRISRESKDLVEVLRKAEPEDLSDVKSVIVGPEISGIMAHESIGHPFEADRILGREAAQAGGSYVGRDGLGTRVGGPEAFVSDDPTIPGSYGYYEYDEEGVPARRKRLMVAGTVNEFLHDRETARVFGVHSNGSARSSEYSREPIPRMSNTFVEPGDRTLEELMEEAGRALLLESYMEWNIDDKRENQRYVGLKAYLVEGGRPGKLVLNPVLEVTSQRLWSSVVARGKVVEFSPGTCGKGEPMQGVPVWFGGPHMLIKGISLGRR; encoded by the coding sequence ATGGACGCAAGTCTGCACGATCTCGCCGATATAGCGGTGGACAGCGCGCTCAGGCTCGGCGCCGACTACGCGGACGCCAGGGTCCGCTCCGACTGGGGACACAGGGTGACGCTCAGGAATGGATCCCCAGATCCCCCTGCGTCCTTCAGCTCGATGGGCATAGGGGTCCGCGTGCTGGTGGGCCGCTCAATGGCGTTCGGGTCCACGAACAGGTTGGATGCGCGCTCCGTCGAGGAGCTAGTCGGATCCTTGGTCCGCATAGCCGGTTCAGCCTCGCGCATAGGGGGCGTGGAGGGCCTCTCGAGGGAGGATCCCTCGATAGCCACCTGGAGGGCCGCCGAGTCCAGGAGGCTGGAGGACGTCGATCCCCGGGAGCTCCTGGAGGGTGCCAGGTCCATGGACTCCGCCGCCACCTCCGCGGGCGCGGAGATAGTTGGCAGATGGATCTCCATGCACCTGTCAGTCGAGGAGAAGTACCTGAGGACCAGCGATGGGTCCAGGATAACTTCCCGCGTCCCCAGGATATTCGCGTTCGCCCTCCTGACGGCCCGCGACGGCTCCAGGGTGATGCAGAGGACAGTTGAGATAGGAGGGTCCGGCGGCTGGGAGCTCGTGTCCGGGATGGATTTTCCGGGCAGGATATCTCGCGAGTCGAAGGACCTCGTGGAGGTCTTGAGGAAGGCGGAGCCGGAGGACCTCTCCGACGTGAAATCAGTCATAGTGGGCCCGGAGATAAGCGGCATAATGGCGCACGAGAGCATAGGTCACCCGTTCGAGGCGGACAGGATACTGGGAAGGGAGGCGGCTCAGGCGGGCGGTTCGTATGTCGGAAGGGACGGGCTCGGCACAAGGGTCGGTGGCCCCGAGGCGTTCGTCAGCGATGATCCCACGATACCGGGGTCCTACGGGTACTACGAGTACGACGAGGAGGGGGTTCCGGCGCGCAGGAAGAGGCTGATGGTGGCCGGCACCGTCAACGAGTTCCTGCACGACAGGGAGACCGCCCGCGTCTTCGGCGTTCACAGCAACGGATCGGCGCGCTCCTCCGAGTACTCGAGGGAGCCCATCCCCAGGATGTCTAACACGTTCGTCGAGCCCGGTGACCGCACGCTCGAGGAGCTCATGGAGGAGGCCGGCCGCGCCCTCCTCCTGGAATCCTACATGGAGTGGAACATAGACGACAAGAGGGAAAACCAGAGGTACGTGGGGCTCAAGGCATACCTCGTGGAGGGCGGCCGGCCAGGAAAGCTGGTCCTCAACCCGGTCCTGGAGGTCACCAGCCAGAGGCTGTGGTCCAGCGTCGTCGCCCGCGGTAAGGTCGTCGAGTTCTCACCCGGCACCTGCGGGAAGGGGGAGCCCATGCAGGGCGTGCCCGTCTGGTTCGGCGGCCCCCACATGTTGATCAAGGGGATCTCGCTGGGGAGGAGGTAG
- a CDS encoding DNA topoisomerase produces MILVITEKSRIAQILCASLAHGSCRSRPLHGVQVREFTERGEPIVVVPLEGHITEMDVKDGYSDWRSVDPIVLVQDPTAIQKYYKSMKHVSALRELAPRARLVVVATDADEEGCAIGADALKVVQKYNPGIQVKRLWLSTTEPGDVRDAWSRLIEPKYTWAHAVEARRRIDAMIGFSATRELTLLAEDAMRSRLRGVLSVGRVQTALLTLLYRREREIQSFIPKPYWSIYADATVNGEPLRLSYEGNPLWSQEEAAGIVRGLDGVTRGKVSGVESRERSVPPPPPLNTTRMLRLLSSQLHVAPSRAMAMAEELYLEAAITYPRTDTDRFTTFNHRRVMEILAGERSQLSAFAREILERNPSVHLTRNGSRNAGDHEPIAPVGLPKSSDEGLRKAWELIARRYLALFYPPAVVSESVMHVDVGGRPFKAEGGSLLNPGFLKVYGSVERFQDNPLPKAAEGDEVEISKIYYRKSLTKPPPRYTEAELVTLMEENGIGTKSSRPEIISILKERKYISVSGGRVYVTELGSKLAGLLEEVWGDFATPTFTKYVEDLMERVKSGTSSWEGALEEVRTRYMELFTKLRENKGRIITTGGADEGSGDAS; encoded by the coding sequence GTGATACTGGTGATAACGGAGAAATCCAGGATCGCGCAGATACTTTGCGCTTCACTCGCCCACGGGAGTTGCAGGAGCCGTCCCCTTCACGGCGTTCAGGTGCGCGAGTTCACCGAGAGAGGGGAGCCGATAGTCGTTGTCCCGCTGGAGGGGCACATAACCGAGATGGACGTGAAGGACGGATACAGCGACTGGAGGTCCGTGGATCCCATAGTGCTGGTGCAGGATCCGACGGCCATACAGAAGTACTACAAGTCGATGAAACACGTGAGTGCCCTGAGGGAGCTGGCGCCCAGGGCGAGGCTCGTCGTGGTCGCGACTGATGCAGACGAGGAGGGCTGCGCGATAGGCGCGGACGCGCTCAAGGTAGTACAGAAGTACAATCCCGGGATCCAGGTGAAGAGGCTATGGCTTTCCACCACCGAGCCGGGGGACGTGCGGGACGCCTGGTCGAGGCTCATAGAGCCCAAATACACGTGGGCCCACGCCGTGGAGGCCAGGCGCAGGATAGACGCAATGATCGGTTTCTCCGCGACGCGGGAGCTCACGCTGCTCGCGGAGGACGCCATGCGCTCGAGGCTCCGGGGGGTCCTGAGCGTTGGCCGCGTCCAGACGGCCCTGCTCACGCTGCTCTACCGCCGCGAGCGCGAGATACAGAGCTTCATCCCAAAGCCCTACTGGAGCATCTACGCCGATGCCACGGTGAACGGGGAGCCGCTCAGGCTCTCGTACGAGGGGAATCCCCTCTGGAGCCAGGAGGAGGCGGCCGGGATCGTGAGGGGGCTGGACGGCGTGACGAGGGGCAAGGTGTCAGGGGTGGAGTCTAGGGAGCGCAGCGTGCCTCCTCCGCCTCCTCTGAACACCACGCGCATGCTCAGGCTGCTCTCGTCCCAACTACACGTTGCCCCTAGCAGGGCCATGGCGATGGCGGAGGAGCTCTACCTGGAGGCGGCGATAACGTATCCGAGGACGGACACGGACAGGTTCACCACGTTCAATCACCGCAGGGTCATGGAAATTCTTGCTGGGGAGAGGAGCCAGCTATCAGCGTTCGCACGCGAAATCCTTGAGAGAAACCCATCGGTTCACCTGACCAGGAACGGTTCGCGCAACGCCGGGGACCACGAGCCCATAGCGCCCGTGGGGCTTCCCAAGTCCTCCGACGAGGGGCTCAGGAAGGCGTGGGAGCTGATAGCCCGGAGGTATCTGGCGCTCTTCTATCCGCCGGCCGTGGTGTCGGAGTCCGTCATGCACGTTGACGTGGGCGGACGGCCCTTCAAGGCGGAGGGGGGGTCGCTGCTGAACCCCGGGTTCCTCAAGGTCTACGGCTCTGTCGAGAGGTTCCAGGACAATCCGCTCCCAAAGGCGGCGGAGGGCGACGAGGTTGAAATATCTAAGATCTACTACAGGAAATCGCTCACGAAGCCACCGCCCCGCTACACGGAGGCGGAGCTCGTGACGCTCATGGAGGAGAATGGCATAGGGACGAAGTCCTCCAGGCCCGAGATAATATCGATACTCAAGGAGAGGAAGTACATAAGCGTGAGCGGCGGCAGGGTCTACGTGACCGAGCTCGGCTCGAAGCTCGCCGGGCTCTTGGAGGAGGTCTGGGGGGACTTCGCGACCCCGACGTTCACGAAGTACGTTGAGGACCTCATGGAGCGCGTCAAGTCCGGGACGTCGAGCTGGGAGGGAGCCCTTGAGGAGGTCCGCACCAGATACATGGAGCTGTTCACAAAGCTGAGGGAGAACAAGGGAAGGATCATAACGACGGGCGGCGCGGACGAGGGGTCGGGAGATGCCTCTTGA
- a CDS encoding 2-oxoacid:acceptor oxidoreductase family protein encodes MSSGSKHEIVIAGRGGQGILLAGYILGKALVDEGYYVVNSEEYSAETRGGDSKAELIVAKDEEPDLMTVQRADIAAFMYTDQMSKYYKLVGKSATLVLDSTFIKEAPKDAGKVFMAPFTDVAEKQVGNIRAANMVMLGYFAAKTGLVGLDPLINAMKSVTNPNWVEVNAKALKAGYELV; translated from the coding sequence ATGAGCTCCGGATCCAAACACGAGATAGTGATAGCCGGCAGGGGAGGGCAGGGAATACTGCTGGCCGGATACATACTGGGGAAGGCGCTGGTTGACGAGGGGTACTACGTGGTGAACTCCGAGGAGTACAGCGCTGAGACCAGGGGAGGCGACTCGAAGGCGGAGCTGATAGTTGCGAAGGACGAGGAGCCCGACCTGATGACTGTTCAGCGTGCTGACATAGCTGCCTTCATGTACACTGATCAGATGTCTAAGTACTACAAGCTGGTGGGCAAATCCGCCACCCTCGTGCTGGATTCCACGTTCATAAAGGAGGCGCCGAAGGACGCGGGTAAGGTCTTCATGGCGCCCTTCACCGACGTGGCCGAGAAGCAGGTGGGGAACATAAGGGCCGCGAACATGGTCATGCTGGGATACTTCGCTGCCAAGACGGGGCTCGTCGGCCTGGATCCATTGATCAACGCGATGAAGTCCGTCACCAATCCCAACTGGGTCGAGGTAAACGCAAAGGCGCTCAAGGCCGGATACGAGCTCGTCTGA